Proteins from a genomic interval of bacterium:
- a CDS encoding DEAD/DEAH box helicase family protein has translation MTSSIKDNHSYGTVGQFLETSIQLQANMSVVSAYFTIYAYAELKEKLDQIDQLRFLFGEPKFIRSLDPTKTNRRDFQIDDDALIIPIESKLLQKAIAKQCSDWIQSRVSIRSMVKSNFLHGKLYLICNPNGVKEAVMGSSNFTVSGIGLGTNPNIELNMVIQDRRDLDDLETWFNQIWEDTSLVEDVKVQVLKYLKQLYVENEPEFIYFKTLFHIFESYLSEQQKGGLLTEQTGFFESQIWNMLYSFQKDGVKGAINKILKHNGCIIADSVGLGKTFEALAVIQYFELLNYRVLVLCPKKLSSNWTVYQASQNNMLNPFTKDRFNYTVLYHTDMGRTTGYSDANGIDLQNFNWGAYDLVVIDESHNFRGNPMEKTTDDGTVKLNRAKWLMEKIIRSGVKTKVLMLTATPVNNNLRDLRNQFSLITEGKNDALFQSTQIKDIAQTLKTAQAQFTIWAEKHTAQRTVKQLLERLDSSFFKLLDELTIARSRRHLKSFYDVEQIGKFPERLKPIPIYPNIDTKNRFFTYDALNKKILEYKLSVFNPTAYIKPEAIKKYEEIDKEKVLGFTQSKREDLLIGMMKVNFLKRLESSVESFQISLDRTINKIQRLESRINLFLDVHGQKQEELLDTLIPDEDELEENADDLEQWQVGKKLKFDFADLDLEKWLKDLQRDREALNELYNSACAVDERRDAKLKQLKTIISEKIKNPINGRNRKVLIFTAFADTAEYLYSCLEEWAQSELGLNSAMVAGGKSYTTFGKNEFLNILTNFSPESKNRSSLRMMPQEGEIDILIATDCISEGQNLQDCDFLVNYDIHWNPVRVIQRFGRIDRLGSINRTIQLVNFWPTKDLDNYINLKERVEARMALVDVTATGDDNILDPDQIKELIEDDLKYRNQQLKKLQNEVLDLEDMSETVSLTEFTFDDFRIELLKYIENNRKQLEEAPFGLYAVVPAPGAHNGHILELDRYSPAEKEIIKPGIVFCLKQKGESDGNEEVNPLQPYFLVYVRDDGVVRFNYVNAKQILEIFRRMCQGRSEPFQDLCDLFNDETKNGEDMSRYTELLKRSIQEVVKVFRTRSNQRLTADRGALLIPQSKQITDTESFELVTWLVIK, from the coding sequence ATGACATCGTCAATCAAAGACAATCACAGCTACGGAACTGTGGGACAGTTCTTGGAGACAAGTATTCAATTGCAGGCCAACATGTCTGTAGTTTCAGCCTATTTTACCATTTATGCTTATGCCGAATTGAAAGAGAAGCTAGATCAGATTGATCAACTTCGATTTCTCTTTGGAGAGCCTAAGTTCATTCGCTCGTTGGATCCAACCAAGACCAATCGTCGAGATTTCCAGATTGACGATGACGCGCTCATTATTCCCATTGAAAGCAAGCTTCTTCAAAAGGCAATCGCCAAACAGTGTTCAGATTGGATACAATCTCGTGTCTCGATACGCTCGATGGTCAAATCGAACTTTCTACACGGCAAACTTTATTTGATATGCAATCCCAACGGTGTGAAAGAAGCTGTTATGGGAAGTTCAAACTTCACCGTCAGTGGAATCGGGTTGGGCACAAATCCGAATATAGAACTTAACATGGTCATCCAGGATAGGCGAGACCTTGATGACTTAGAAACATGGTTCAATCAGATCTGGGAAGATACAAGTTTGGTTGAAGATGTTAAGGTGCAGGTTCTCAAATATCTCAAGCAGCTCTATGTTGAAAATGAACCGGAGTTCATATACTTTAAGACACTGTTTCACATTTTTGAGAGCTACCTAAGTGAGCAACAGAAGGGTGGTTTGCTAACAGAACAAACGGGCTTCTTTGAGAGTCAGATTTGGAATATGCTTTACAGTTTTCAAAAGGACGGCGTCAAGGGCGCGATTAACAAAATACTAAAGCACAACGGATGTATCATTGCTGATAGCGTAGGTCTAGGAAAAACTTTTGAAGCTCTGGCAGTAATCCAATACTTCGAGTTGCTGAACTATCGAGTTTTGGTGCTTTGTCCCAAGAAGTTGTCTAGCAACTGGACAGTTTATCAGGCAAGCCAGAATAACATGCTCAATCCTTTTACCAAGGACCGTTTCAACTACACTGTTCTGTATCACACAGACATGGGGCGAACGACCGGCTATTCTGACGCCAATGGAATTGACCTCCAAAACTTTAACTGGGGCGCATACGACTTAGTCGTTATTGATGAATCGCACAATTTTCGTGGAAATCCAATGGAGAAAACCACGGATGATGGCACTGTAAAATTGAATCGAGCCAAATGGCTAATGGAGAAAATAATAAGGTCAGGCGTTAAAACAAAAGTGTTAATGCTAACGGCAACTCCGGTAAACAACAATTTGCGCGACCTCAGAAACCAGTTCTCGCTTATTACCGAAGGTAAGAACGATGCGCTGTTTCAATCCACGCAGATTAAGGACATTGCCCAAACGCTCAAGACAGCACAAGCGCAATTTACTATATGGGCAGAAAAGCATACTGCTCAACGTACCGTCAAACAACTTCTAGAAAGACTTGATTCATCGTTTTTCAAACTGCTTGACGAGCTAACTATAGCACGTAGCCGTCGACATCTTAAGAGCTTTTATGATGTTGAGCAGATCGGCAAATTCCCCGAACGTCTCAAGCCAATTCCGATCTATCCGAATATTGACACAAAGAATCGGTTCTTTACCTATGACGCGCTTAACAAAAAGATTCTTGAATACAAGTTGTCCGTTTTCAATCCAACTGCATACATTAAACCCGAAGCGATAAAGAAGTACGAAGAGATTGACAAAGAAAAAGTACTGGGTTTTACGCAAAGCAAACGTGAAGACCTATTGATTGGAATGATGAAGGTCAACTTCCTGAAGCGACTAGAGAGCTCCGTTGAGTCGTTTCAGATTTCGCTGGATCGGACAATCAACAAAATCCAGAGACTTGAGAGTCGAATCAACCTCTTTCTAGATGTCCATGGCCAGAAACAAGAGGAACTCTTAGATACACTTATACCTGACGAAGATGAATTGGAAGAGAACGCTGATGATCTGGAGCAGTGGCAAGTGGGGAAGAAGTTGAAGTTTGATTTTGCTGATTTGGATTTGGAAAAGTGGCTTAAAGATCTTCAGAGAGACCGCGAGGCCTTAAACGAACTCTACAATAGCGCATGTGCCGTGGATGAAAGAAGAGATGCAAAGCTCAAGCAACTTAAGACGATAATTAGTGAAAAAATAAAGAACCCGATCAACGGACGCAACAGGAAGGTATTAATATTTACGGCCTTTGCTGACACTGCTGAGTACTTGTACAGCTGCTTAGAGGAATGGGCACAGTCGGAGTTGGGATTGAATTCTGCCATGGTCGCTGGAGGCAAGTCCTACACAACATTTGGCAAGAACGAGTTTCTAAACATCTTGACAAACTTCTCGCCCGAGTCAAAGAATCGATCCTCTCTGAGAATGATGCCACAGGAAGGAGAGATTGACATATTGATAGCCACTGACTGCATAAGCGAAGGTCAAAATTTGCAGGACTGCGATTTCCTAGTGAACTACGACATTCATTGGAATCCGGTACGAGTAATCCAGCGGTTTGGTCGAATTGACCGCCTAGGAAGTATTAACCGAACCATTCAATTGGTGAATTTTTGGCCGACAAAGGATTTGGATAATTACATCAATCTCAAGGAGCGTGTCGAAGCGCGCATGGCGCTAGTGGATGTGACAGCCACAGGCGACGATAACATTCTTGACCCCGATCAAATCAAGGAGCTAATTGAAGACGACCTGAAGTACCGCAATCAGCAGCTGAAAAAGCTGCAAAATGAGGTGTTGGACCTGGAAGACATGTCCGAGACGGTGTCGTTAACCGAGTTCACCTTCGACGATTTCCGGATCGAACTCTTAAAGTACATTGAGAATAATCGAAAGCAGCTTGAAGAGGCGCCGTTTGGCCTTTATGCAGTGGTACCTGCACCTGGGGCCCACAACGGTCATATTCTTGAACTGGACCGCTACTCACCGGCAGAGAAAGAGATCATTAAGCCGGGTATTGTCTTCTGCCTTAAGCAAAAGGGAGAAAGTGACGGCAACGAGGAAGTAAATCCGCTTCAACCGTATTTTCTTGTTTATGTTCGCGATGATGGCGTCGTCAGATTCAACTATGTCAACGCAAAGCAGATTCTAGAAATTTTTCGTCGAATGTGTCAAGGGAGATCAGAACCATTCCAGGACCTTTGTGACCTCTTCAATGATGAGACAAAGAACGGGGAGGATATGTCTCGCTATACAGAATTGCTGAAACGATCAATTCAGGAGGTGGTAAAGGTCTTTCGGACTCGAAGCAATCAGCGGCTAACCGCTGACCGGGGTGCGCTGCTTATTCCGCAGTCGAAGCAAATTACCGATACAGAGAGTTTCGAGCTGGTGACATGGCTGGTGATAAAATGA